Proteins from a genomic interval of Nostoc sp. TCL240-02:
- a CDS encoding class I SAM-dependent DNA methyltransferase: MPANTTELEKRLWDAADELRANSKLKSSEYSVPVLGLIFLRYADWKFTKAEKELKSQVSGRRGISKADFQAKGVMYLPENARFFKLLDLPESADFGKAINQAMKAIEDENKDLNGALPKSYNRLDNELLIELLKKFSKIDFDADLEGDAFGKIYEYFLGKFAMSEGQKGGEFFTPISLVKLIVEILEPYHGRIYDPACGSGGMFVQSANFIERHKKNPSKEISVYGQEKVGETVNLCQMNLAVHGLSGDIIAVISLVRYSSSSE, encoded by the coding sequence ATGCCTGCCAACACAACAGAGTTAGAAAAACGTTTATGGGATGCTGCTGATGAACTGAGGGCAAACTCTAAACTGAAATCCTCAGAATATTCTGTACCTGTACTGGGGTTAATCTTTCTCCGTTATGCTGATTGGAAGTTTACCAAAGCTGAGAAGGAATTAAAAAGCCAGGTTAGCGGTAGAAGAGGAATTAGTAAAGCAGATTTTCAGGCTAAGGGTGTAATGTACTTGCCTGAAAATGCACGTTTTTTTAAGTTACTAGATTTACCAGAGAGTGCGGATTTTGGTAAAGCTATTAACCAAGCGATGAAGGCAATAGAAGATGAAAATAAAGATTTAAATGGTGCTTTACCTAAAAGCTATAATCGCCTCGATAATGAGTTACTGATAGAACTACTCAAAAAGTTTAGCAAGATTGATTTTGATGCTGACTTAGAAGGGGATGCTTTCGGAAAGATTTATGAATACTTCCTTGGTAAGTTTGCCATGAGTGAAGGGCAAAAAGGGGGAGAATTCTTTACACCTATTTCTCTCGTTAAATTAATCGTTGAAATCTTAGAACCATATCATGGGCGTATATATGACCCTGCTTGTGGTTCAGGTGGTATGTTTGTACAAAGTGCAAATTTTATAGAAAGACATAAAAAGAATCCTAGTAAAGAAATTAGTGTTTATGGTCAAGAGAAAGTAGGTGAGACTGTTAACTTATGTCAGATGAACTTAGCAGTACATGGACTTTCAGGAGACATTATAGCGGTTATCAGTCTTGTGAGGTACAGTAGCAGCAGTGAGTAA
- a CDS encoding transposase, whose protein sequence is MKAYSLDLRQKIVDAYACGDISQRKLAKNFGVTLSFVQNLLKRHRELGMIGPKVRTEQTATKLNAEQLEILRQLVIAQPDATLSELRERLYEKTEVLIGVATVNRMVRWKLHLNLKKKSPPHKKR, encoded by the coding sequence ATGAAAGCCTACTCTCTCGACTTGCGTCAAAAAATAGTTGATGCTTATGCCTGCGGTGACATTTCCCAACGAAAACTGGCTAAAAACTTTGGTGTCACCTTAAGTTTTGTGCAAAATTTACTCAAACGCCATCGAGAATTGGGGATGATAGGCCCCAAGGTGCGGACTGAGCAGACAGCAACAAAGTTGAATGCTGAACAGTTAGAAATCCTGCGCCAACTCGTCATAGCACAGCCCGATGCGACGTTAAGCGAATTGCGGGAACGACTTTACGAGAAAACAGAGGTCTTAATTGGGGTAGCTACGGTGAATCGGATGGTTCGCTGGAAACTTCACCTCAACCTCAAAAAAAAGTCTCCACCTCACAAAAAAAGGTAG
- a CDS encoding TniB family NTP-binding protein, with protein MTSKEAQAVAQQLGDIPVNSEKLQAEIQRLNRKGFVPLEQVQILHDWLEGKRQSRQSGRVVGESRTGKTMGCDAYRLRNKPSQVAGKPPTVPVAYIQIPQECGAKELFGVIMEHLKYQVTKGTVAEIRDRTLRVLKGCGVEMLIIDEADRFKPKTFAEVRDIFDRLEIAVILVGTDRLDAVIKRDEQVYNRFRSCHRFGKMSGEDFKRTVDIWEKQILRLPVASNLSSKTMLKTLGEATGGYIGLMDMILRETAIRALKKGLQKIDLETLKEVAAEYK; from the coding sequence ATGACTTCAAAAGAAGCCCAAGCAGTCGCCCAACAATTGGGTGATATTCCCGTTAATAGTGAAAAATTACAGGCGGAGATTCAACGATTAAATCGTAAAGGTTTTGTCCCACTTGAACAAGTGCAAATTCTCCATGATTGGTTGGAAGGAAAGCGCCAATCAAGACAATCTGGGCGTGTGGTAGGTGAGTCCAGAACAGGTAAAACAATGGGTTGTGATGCCTATAGGCTTAGGAATAAACCCTCTCAAGTTGCAGGAAAACCCCCAACTGTACCTGTAGCTTATATCCAAATTCCCCAAGAGTGCGGTGCTAAGGAATTATTTGGGGTAATTATGGAGCATTTAAAATATCAAGTAACTAAAGGAACAGTGGCAGAAATTCGAGATAGAACACTACGGGTTCTTAAAGGTTGCGGCGTGGAGATGTTGATTATTGATGAAGCTGACCGCTTTAAGCCGAAAACTTTTGCGGAAGTGCGTGATATTTTTGACAGGTTGGAAATAGCAGTGATTTTGGTAGGAACTGACCGCTTAGATGCAGTGATTAAGCGGGATGAGCAAGTTTACAACCGTTTTCGGTCTTGTCACCGTTTTGGAAAGATGTCAGGGGAAGATTTTAAGCGAACGGTGGATATTTGGGAGAAACAAATACTGAGATTGCCAGTTGCTTCCAACCTTTCGAGTAAAACGATGTTGAAGACGTTAGGGGAAGCAACTGGAGGTTATATCGGTTTGATGGATATGATTCTGAGAGAGACTGCAATTCGGGCTTTAAAAAAAGGACTGCAAAAAATTGACTTGGAAACTTTGAAGGAAGTAGCTGCTGAGTACAAGTGA
- a CDS encoding M48 family metallopeptidase, translating into MKTITFGDLSFEIRHSSKRRTVGITVERDGQLVLASPPEVPIETLERIVSDKRYWIYSKLLKKESLNPPASVKEYVSGEGFYYLGRSYCLKVVDGVQQQPSLRLYQSRFELQSPAQAQGREHFIKWYREHLQPIVEQQIAKLIKRVTTSPRSVQVRELGNRWGSCGHKGDLYFHWRVAMLPRTMIEYLAVHELVHLIEPDHSTAFWHRVERILPDYLERKQWLAENGAIYNL; encoded by the coding sequence ATGAAAACTATCACCTTTGGCGACCTGAGCTTTGAAATTCGCCACAGTTCCAAACGCCGTACCGTAGGTATTACCGTTGAACGTGACGGTCAATTAGTCTTAGCTTCTCCCCCAGAAGTGCCAATAGAAACATTAGAAAGAATTGTCAGCGATAAACGCTACTGGATTTACAGTAAACTTTTAAAAAAAGAGTCATTAAATCCACCAGCTAGCGTTAAAGAATACGTATCAGGTGAAGGTTTTTATTATCTAGGACGTAGCTATTGCCTCAAAGTAGTAGATGGAGTTCAACAACAGCCATCTCTGAGACTATATCAAAGCCGCTTTGAGCTACAAAGCCCAGCACAAGCTCAAGGTCGAGAACACTTTATTAAGTGGTATCGGGAACACCTTCAGCCAATTGTAGAACAACAAATTGCCAAACTGATTAAACGAGTTACTACTTCGCCTCGTTCAGTACAAGTACGTGAGTTAGGGAATCGTTGGGGTTCTTGTGGACACAAAGGGGATTTATATTTTCATTGGCGAGTGGCAATGCTACCACGAACGATGATTGAGTATTTGGCAGTTCATGAATTAGTGCATCTAATTGAACCTGATCACAGCACTGCATTTTGGCATAGGGTGGAGCGTATTCTACCAGATTATCTTGAGCGAAAGCAGTGGTTAGCTGAGAATGGGGCAATCTATAACCTTTAG
- a CDS encoding transposase — protein MCPRLAWPSGYAQKPNRKGKNVSVIGAISLKGLLTQWSGLGSIDALTFDAFIAQKLVPKLWPGAVVIMDNCSIHKSDELEALLIAAGAHLIYLPPYSPDFSPIENCWSKIKNILRRIGARTYPDLLQALDTAFAEVTIENLLGWFTHCCYCTSQD, from the coding sequence ATGTGCCCGCGCCTTGCCTGGCCTTCAGGCTATGCTCAAAAGCCCAACCGCAAAGGGAAAAATGTCTCGGTAATTGGTGCAATTAGCTTGAAAGGACTGCTCACCCAATGGAGTGGCTTAGGTTCTATCGATGCTTTGACTTTTGATGCCTTCATCGCCCAAAAGCTCGTACCCAAACTTTGGCCTGGTGCAGTGGTGATCATGGATAACTGCTCAATCCATAAAAGTGATGAACTTGAAGCTTTGCTCATCGCTGCTGGCGCTCATCTCATTTATCTCCCCCCCTATTCTCCCGATTTTTCACCGATTGAGAATTGTTGGTCCAAGATTAAGAACATTCTCCGTCGCATCGGTGCAAGGACATACCCTGATTTACTCCAGGCATTAGATACGGCATTCGCAGAAGTGACAATAGAGAATTTGCTGGGTTGGTTTACTCACTGCTGCTACTGTACCTCACAAGACTGA
- a CDS encoding Mu transposase C-terminal domain-containing protein yields the protein MQDAEFSTISTTWASSADVNNDLAETNVIVSKLSDEALLKMEVIQNLLENSDRTTYTQKLKEAAEKLGKSVRTVRRLVDKWEQEGLAGLAQNQRMDKGKHRVDEDWQEFVLKTYKEGNKGSKRMTRQQVFIRVKARADELGVKHPSHMTVYRILQPLIDKIEQAKSIRSPGWRGSRLSVKTRDGKDLQIEHSNQVWQCDHTLVDVLLVDQHGKILSRPWLTTVIDSYSRCIMGINLGHDAPSSTVVALALRHAILPKQYASEYGLHEEWGTSGLPQHFYTDGGKDFRSNHLQQIGVQLGFVCHLRDRPSCSCSVERPFKTLNTELFSTLQGYTGSNVQERPEEAEKEACLTLRQLEQMLVRYIVDNYNQRLDARMGDQTRFQSWESGLIAAPDLLSERDLDICLMKQTRRQIQRGGYLQFENLMYRGELLAGYAGESVVLRYDPRDITTILVYRIEGDKEVFIARAYAQDLETEELSLDEAKAISRKVREAGKAVSNRSILAEVRERETFQIQKKTKKERQKVEQAEVKKSKQLIPVEPESSVEAVSIDSEPEPEMPEVFDYEQMREDYGF from the coding sequence ATGCAAGATGCAGAATTCTCTACAATCTCTACGACTTGGGCAAGCTCCGCAGATGTTAATAATGATCTTGCTGAAACAAACGTTATAGTTTCTAAACTTTCAGATGAAGCTTTGCTGAAAATGGAGGTGATTCAAAATCTTTTAGAAAATAGCGATCGCACTACATATACTCAAAAGCTCAAGGAAGCGGCAGAAAAGCTTGGTAAGTCAGTACGTACAGTGCGACGGCTGGTAGATAAATGGGAACAGGAAGGTTTGGCTGGACTGGCGCAAAATCAACGGATGGATAAAGGGAAGCATCGAGTTGATGAAGACTGGCAAGAGTTTGTATTGAAAACTTATAAGGAGGGTAATAAGGGAAGTAAAAGGATGACTCGCCAGCAGGTATTTATTAGAGTGAAGGCAAGAGCAGACGAACTGGGAGTTAAGCATCCTTCCCACATGACGGTTTACCGAATTTTGCAGCCGTTAATAGATAAAATTGAGCAAGCTAAAAGTATTCGCAGTCCGGGTTGGCGTGGTTCGCGCTTATCAGTGAAAACCCGTGATGGAAAAGACTTGCAAATAGAACATAGTAACCAAGTTTGGCAATGCGACCACACCCTTGTTGATGTTTTATTAGTAGACCAGCATGGCAAAATTCTAAGTCGTCCTTGGTTAACAACGGTTATTGATAGCTATTCACGCTGCATTATGGGAATTAACTTGGGCCACGATGCACCAAGTTCGACTGTTGTAGCTTTAGCGCTACGTCATGCAATTTTGCCCAAGCAATATGCTTCAGAATATGGACTTCACGAAGAATGGGGTACTTCTGGTTTGCCGCAACACTTTTATACCGATGGGGGTAAAGATTTTCGTTCCAACCATTTACAGCAAATAGGGGTGCAGTTAGGATTTGTTTGTCATTTGCGCGATCGCCCATCTTGCAGTTGTAGTGTTGAGCGTCCGTTTAAAACTCTAAATACAGAATTATTCTCAACTTTACAAGGATATACAGGTTCAAACGTTCAAGAGCGGCCAGAGGAAGCGGAAAAAGAAGCTTGCTTAACGTTGCGGCAGTTAGAGCAAATGTTGGTGCGTTACATTGTTGATAACTATAACCAGCGACTTGATGCTCGAATGGGCGACCAGACAAGATTTCAAAGCTGGGAATCTGGTTTAATTGCAGCACCCGATTTACTTTCCGAGCGGGATTTGGATATTTGCTTAATGAAGCAAACACGGCGACAAATTCAACGCGGGGGATATCTGCAATTTGAAAACTTGATGTATCGAGGTGAACTCTTAGCGGGTTATGCGGGGGAAAGTGTTGTGTTGCGATATGACCCTAGAGACATCACAACGATTTTGGTTTATCGCATAGAAGGGGATAAAGAGGTATTTATTGCTCGTGCTTATGCTCAAGATTTGGAGACAGAAGAACTATCTCTAGATGAAGCAAAAGCTATCAGTCGTAAGGTCAGAGAAGCGGGTAAGGCTGTGAGTAATCGCTCAATTTTGGCTGAAGTTAGGGAACGCGAAACATTCCAAATTCAAAAGAAAACTAAAAAAGAGCGTCAGAAAGTAGAACAGGCTGAGGTCAAAAAATCTAAACAACTTATACCTGTTGAGCCAGAGTCATCAGTAGAGGCAGTATCTATTGATAGCGAACCTGAGCCAGAGATGCCGGAAGTTTTTGATTACGAACAAATGCGTGAAGATTACGGATTTTAG
- a CDS encoding type I restriction endonuclease subunit R, with protein sequence MSQQTPEYIHVELPTIQQLTSMGWQYIEGDWDNAKVTERENFKQVLLTERLKAAVKRINLDDNGNPWLDDLQVQAAVSQLERLGANRLMEANQAATELLLKGTTVLGQDGKQHTVHFIEFDPELCDRNDFLAINQYRVDPPWATGNRGFIVPDMVLLVNGIPLVVIECKSPNLDNPITEAIQDLLKYSNQRGSSQPEGAEKLFHYNLLMIAASRGRATAGTIGANYEHYVDWKDTIPTPQAEIAAQLGASELNSRQTLIAGMLKPANLIGILHNFTLFKTSGGRTIKIVPRYQQYRAVYKALQRLQHNQTRAQHGTDDQRGGIIWHTQGSGKSLTMVYLIRKIRTIPELRRFKIVVVTDRRDLEKQLADTAVLTGEPLQKAKKVKRLEQYLQQPGAGLVFGMIQKFKGGEDSEEEAEIEPIPKNLNPSENILVLIDEAHRSHAKTLHTNLLEALPNCVRIGFTGTPIVKAAKKTTLQIFGSFIDEYNIRQSQEDKVTLPIVYEGLEARGTITQGDDLDQLFEIIFADKTPEERAQIKAKYATKTQVGEARELIKAKAKSMLRHYIERILAGGFKAQVVASTRLAAVRYQEGFVEAQREIVQQLEHRAPILQSLDTEALESLDAETRFFAQALPHLETIRKLEFAAVISGDKGDYPSWKKWTDKSQQEINIEKFKKSLDQDSLAILIVKNMLLTGFDAPLEQALYLDRSLKEYELLQAIARVNRVYNDKKTEGLVVDYYGVDIAAALSVYENIDTESALFDIRAELPKLRDRHQRVIALFTKNGCTIDDVDACVDLLLDERLRVEFNDCFQDFLNTLDTILPRSEARQPYNFVRDAKQLGFIKKAVADLYRDEKLNIISAKEKVRALIDQYIESQGIDPKVPPVDIMSLDFKTHVQRHRSIKAQAAEMEFAARHHISENYEEDPVYYKNLSEKLTEILESLADNWEEKVEALRKYIEQIQAGRTTDETGLDPKTQMPFLNILGEYSQKQLPELAQTTVEIVEHIRQEVRRVNWGSQIVQEDLRRWIAGYLDERDLVSYDQLEEVADKLVQLARRNRDSLMA encoded by the coding sequence ATGTCCCAACAAACTCCTGAGTATATTCATGTAGAACTGCCTACCATTCAACAACTCACCAGCATGGGTTGGCAGTACATTGAAGGAGATTGGGACAATGCCAAAGTTACCGAACGAGAAAACTTCAAGCAAGTTCTACTGACAGAGCGCCTCAAAGCCGCTGTCAAACGCATCAACCTGGATGACAACGGTAATCCCTGGCTTGATGATCTTCAAGTTCAAGCCGCAGTTAGTCAGTTAGAACGTCTGGGTGCAAATAGATTAATGGAAGCTAACCAAGCCGCCACAGAATTGCTACTCAAAGGCACTACTGTTTTAGGACAAGACGGTAAACAGCATACGGTACATTTTATTGAATTTGACCCTGAACTTTGCGATCGCAACGATTTTCTTGCCATCAATCAATATCGAGTAGACCCGCCTTGGGCAACAGGTAATAGGGGGTTTATAGTCCCAGACATGGTACTACTTGTTAACGGCATTCCTCTAGTAGTGATTGAATGTAAAAGTCCCAATTTAGATAACCCGATAACTGAAGCAATTCAAGACTTATTGAAATATTCCAATCAACGGGGTAGCAGTCAACCAGAAGGCGCAGAAAAATTATTCCACTACAATCTGCTGATGATAGCAGCCTCTAGAGGACGGGCAACAGCCGGAACCATCGGCGCAAATTATGAACATTATGTTGATTGGAAAGATACCATTCCCACCCCCCAAGCGGAAATTGCCGCACAATTAGGTGCTTCTGAATTGAATTCTCGTCAAACCCTCATCGCCGGGATGTTGAAACCAGCTAATCTTATCGGCATCCTGCATAATTTCACCTTATTTAAAACTAGCGGCGGACGCACCATTAAAATAGTTCCCCGTTACCAGCAATATCGCGCAGTATACAAAGCACTGCAACGACTCCAACACAACCAAACCCGCGCCCAACATGGCACAGATGACCAACGCGGTGGAATTATCTGGCATACCCAAGGTTCAGGTAAAAGCCTGACGATGGTTTACTTAATTCGGAAAATTCGCACCATCCCAGAATTACGCCGCTTTAAAATTGTGGTTGTCACCGACCGCAGAGACTTAGAAAAACAACTTGCAGATACCGCCGTCCTCACTGGGGAACCATTACAAAAAGCTAAAAAGGTCAAAAGGCTAGAACAATACTTGCAACAACCAGGCGCTGGCTTAGTCTTCGGGATGATTCAGAAATTTAAAGGCGGCGAAGATTCTGAGGAAGAAGCAGAAATTGAACCAATTCCGAAAAACCTCAATCCTTCCGAAAATATCCTAGTGCTAATTGACGAAGCACACCGTTCTCACGCCAAAACCCTGCACACCAATTTATTAGAAGCCTTACCTAACTGTGTCCGTATCGGCTTTACTGGTACACCCATTGTCAAAGCTGCCAAAAAAACCACGCTGCAAATTTTCGGTTCATTTATCGACGAATACAATATCCGCCAATCCCAAGAAGATAAAGTTACTTTGCCCATTGTCTACGAAGGTTTAGAAGCTAGAGGTACTATTACTCAAGGTGATGACCTCGACCAACTTTTTGAAATTATCTTTGCTGATAAAACTCCAGAAGAACGGGCGCAAATTAAAGCTAAGTATGCGACTAAAACCCAAGTTGGCGAAGCACGAGAACTAATTAAAGCCAAAGCTAAAAGTATGCTGCGTCATTATATTGAGCGCATTTTAGCAGGAGGCTTTAAAGCGCAAGTAGTCGCCTCTACCCGTCTCGCCGCAGTCCGTTACCAAGAGGGATTTGTGGAAGCACAACGGGAAATAGTACAGCAGCTAGAACACCGCGCCCCTATTCTGCAAAGTCTCGATACTGAAGCTTTAGAATCGCTTGATGCCGAAACTCGTTTTTTTGCTCAAGCACTCCCTCATCTTGAAACTATACGCAAGCTAGAATTTGCTGCTGTCATCTCTGGCGATAAAGGAGATTATCCAAGCTGGAAAAAGTGGACAGATAAAAGTCAACAAGAAATTAATATTGAGAAATTTAAAAAGTCTTTAGACCAAGATAGTTTAGCGATTTTAATTGTAAAAAATATGCTTTTAACGGGTTTTGATGCACCGTTAGAACAAGCCCTATATTTAGACAGGTCACTAAAAGAATACGAATTGCTGCAAGCGATCGCTCGTGTTAACCGAGTGTATAATGATAAAAAAACAGAAGGGTTAGTAGTCGATTATTACGGTGTTGATATCGCTGCTGCACTCTCGGTTTACGAGAATATTGATACAGAATCTGCTTTGTTTGATATTCGTGCAGAATTACCAAAATTGCGCGACAGACACCAGCGAGTTATTGCTCTATTCACTAAAAATGGCTGCACAATTGATGATGTAGATGCTTGTGTAGACTTGCTCCTAGATGAAAGGCTCAGAGTTGAATTTAATGACTGCTTCCAAGATTTCCTCAACACTCTCGATACAATACTGCCGCGTTCAGAAGCACGTCAACCCTATAATTTTGTTCGAGATGCCAAACAACTTGGCTTTATTAAAAAAGCTGTTGCTGACCTGTACAGAGATGAAAAACTGAACATCATTAGTGCCAAAGAGAAAGTTAGGGCATTAATAGACCAATATATTGAATCCCAAGGTATTGACCCAAAAGTACCACCAGTTGATATCATGTCACTGGATTTTAAAACCCATGTCCAGCGTCATCGCTCGATTAAAGCACAAGCCGCAGAAATGGAATTCGCTGCTCGTCACCATATCAGCGAAAATTATGAAGAAGACCCAGTTTACTACAAAAATTTAAGTGAAAAGCTAACAGAGATTCTGGAATCCTTAGCTGATAACTGGGAAGAAAAAGTTGAGGCGTTGCGGAAGTATATCGAACAAATTCAAGCTGGTCGTACTACAGATGAGACTGGATTAGATCCCAAAACTCAAATGCCATTTCTCAACATTTTAGGTGAATATTCCCAAAAACAGCTCCCCGAACTTGCTCAAACAACTGTGGAAATTGTCGAACATATCCGGCAAGAAGTACGACGGGTGAATTGGGGTAGCCAAATAGTCCAAGAGGATTTGAGAAGGTGGATAGCAGGTTACTTGGATGAGCGCGATTTAGTGAGTTACGACCAACTAGAAGAAGTTGCGGATAAATTAGTCCAACTAGCTAGGAGAAATCGTGATAGTTTAATGGCATGA
- a CDS encoding IS4 family transposase — translation MIINSFPKIVKDILKSLPKNDYPVLNSRLFFECWLSYALDNSLTSMRDLFNRLNNNCFEVDISTFSKANLHRSQKPFQEIYQKLNELVQKEVQKKLHNKYAICPIDSTIITLTSKLLWVLGHHQVKLFSSLNLSTGSPEDNFINFGHDHDYKFGSKMMSSLPINAVGVMDRGFAGLKFIQELVQENKYFVLRIKNNWKLEFDGSNGLVKVGASDDAQAYRVINFCDLETKTEFRLVTNLPESGDAAVHDDEIRDIYRLRWGVELLWKFLKMHLKLDKLITKNVNGITIQIYVSLIAYLILQLLSIPEQWGHTLLDKFRYLQSCMCQKISYVHWFEEMMFC, via the coding sequence GTGATTATAAATTCATTTCCCAAAATTGTCAAAGATATACTGAAAAGCCTGCCAAAAAACGATTATCCAGTATTGAACAGTCGTCTGTTTTTTGAGTGCTGGCTATCCTATGCCCTGGATAACAGCTTAACAAGTATGCGAGATTTGTTTAACAGATTAAATAACAATTGTTTTGAGGTAGATATTTCTACTTTCTCTAAAGCAAATTTACATCGAAGCCAAAAACCTTTTCAAGAGATTTACCAAAAATTAAATGAATTAGTACAGAAGGAAGTTCAAAAAAAGTTACACAATAAATATGCAATTTGTCCAATAGATTCAACAATTATTACTCTCACAAGTAAATTGTTATGGGTACTAGGTCATCATCAAGTCAAGCTGTTTAGTTCCTTAAATCTCTCCACAGGAAGCCCAGAAGATAACTTCATCAATTTTGGACATGACCATGATTATAAATTTGGTTCCAAAATGATGTCTAGTCTCCCAATAAATGCTGTTGGAGTAATGGATAGGGGTTTTGCTGGATTAAAATTTATCCAAGAATTAGTACAAGAAAACAAATATTTTGTTTTGCGGATAAAAAACAATTGGAAACTAGAATTTGATGGCTCAAATGGATTGGTCAAAGTTGGTGCATCTGATGATGCTCAAGCTTATAGAGTAATTAATTTCTGTGATTTAGAGACAAAAACCGAGTTTCGCTTAGTGACTAATTTACCAGAGTCGGGAGATGCAGCTGTTCATGATGATGAAATTAGGGATATTTATCGATTACGTTGGGGAGTTGAATTGTTGTGGAAGTTTTTAAAGATGCACTTAAAACTTGACAAACTCATTACCAAAAACGTCAATGGTATTACCATACAAATTTACGTGAGCTTGATAGCCTATCTGATTTTACAGCTTTTATCTATTCCCGAACAATGGGGACATACACTATTAGATAAATTCCGCTATCTTCAATCTTGTATGTGTCAGA